From the genome of Mixophyes fleayi isolate aMixFle1 chromosome 2, aMixFle1.hap1, whole genome shotgun sequence, one region includes:
- the SNRNP40 gene encoding U5 small nuclear ribonucleoprotein 40 kDa protein, with protein MIEQSKRKGMELVPLPAKKPRTELVVSGPPRSSSLQAPIMLLSGHEGEVYCSKFHPNGLTLASAGFDRLILLWSVYGDCDNYATLKGHSGAVMELHYNTDGSLLFSASTDKTVAIWDCETGERVKRLKGHTSFVNSCYPARRGPQLICTGSDDGTVKLWDFRKKASVQTFQNTYQVLSVTFNDTSDQIISGGIDNDIKVWDLRQNKLMYTMRGHGDSVTGLSLSSEGSYLLSNAMDNTVRVWDVRPFAPKERCVKIFQGNVHNFEKNLLRCSWSSDGSKIAAGSADRFVYVWDTTSRRILYKLPGHAGSVNEVVFHPEESVVLSASSDKRLYMGEIQ; from the exons ATGATCGAGCAGAGCAAGAGGAAAGGGATGGAGCTGGTCCCGCTCCCGGCCAAGAAGCCGCGCACTGAGCTGGTGGTGTCG GGCCCACCAAGATCATCCAGTCTCCAAGCACCTATCATGCTGTTGTCTGGACATGAAGGAGAAGTTTACTGCAGCAAATTTCACCCTAATGGACTCACCTTGGCATCTGCAGGATTTGACAGACTTATCC TTCTGTGGAGCGTATATGGAGACTGTGATAATTATGCAACCTTAAAGGGTCACAGCGGAGCTGTGATGGAACTGCACTACAATACAGATGGCAG CTTGCTCTTCTCTGCTTCAACTGATAAAACTGTTGCCATTTGGGACTGTGAAACAGGAGAGCGAGTGAAACGATTGAAAGGACACACATCATTTGTGAATTCTTGTTACCCAGCCAGACGTGGTCCACAGCTAATCTGTACAGGCAGTGACGATGGAACAGTGAAG CTCTGGGACTTCAGGAAAAAAGCGTCAGTACAGACCTTCCAAAATACATATCAGGTGTtgtctgtcactttcaatgacacCAGTGACCAGATCATCTCGGGTGGGATAGATAATGACATAAAG GTTTGGGATTTGAGGCAGAACAAGTTGATGTACACAATGAGGGGACATGGGGACTCTGTAACAGGCCTCAGCCTCAGTTCTGAAGGCTCTTACCTTCTCTCAAATGCTATGGATAACACAG TTCGCGTATGGGACGTTCGACCGTTTGCCCCAAAGGAAAGATGTGTTAAAATATTCCAAGGGAATGTTCACAATTTTGAAAAG AATTTGTTGCGTTGTTCATGGTCTTCTGATGGCAGCAAAATAGCAGCGGGATCAGCAGATAG ATTTGTGTATGTTTGGGACACCACATCCCGCAGGATTCTTTACAAGCTCCCTGGTCATGCAGGCTCTGTCAATGAGGTGGTCTTCCATCCCGAAGAGTCAGTTG TTCTTTCTGCTTCCAGTGACAAAAGACTATACATGGGTGAAATCCAGTGA